The window CCGCCAAGAGCAAGGCAAGCTTCGACGGCTGCTCGTTCGCGCACCAGTGTATTCGTCAGCACGTCCAGGCCCAGGCTTATTCCTGTCATGGTGTTGCCCAGGATCATGCCCAACAATGGCAGCGCATAGCGCGGATGATACCACGGATCCGGACGTAGCTCCGTCAGAAGCGCGAACATCGTGACGGTGCCGGCCGCGAGCAGCATGCATCCCGCTCCCAAGCCATAGCTCCAGATACCCGGCAGGCGTCGCTTTTGCCGAGCGACGATTTCCCGTGATGCGAACAGAACCATGATGAAGGCGGCGAGGGCGGTCCAGAGCGGCGAGACCGCGGCGAACAGGAACGTCAATACGTATCCGACGAGCACCAGCTGAAGCACCATTCGCACGGTGGCGATGGCCAGCTGCTTTTCAAGCTTGAGGCGAAGAGCAAGCGAGAGAGCGCCGTCCATGACGACAAGGAGCGCGGGCAGAACCAAATCGCCGTAGGCCAAGTGAATGTAACTCACGGCCCGTTTTC of the Bradyrhizobium sp. WSM1417 genome contains:
- the fetB gene encoding iron export ABC transporter permease subunit FetB, which gives rise to MSYIHLAYGDLVLPALLVVMDGALSLALRLKLEKQLAIATVRMVLQLVLVGYVLTFLFAAVSPLWTALAAFIMVLFASREIVARQKRRLPGIWSYGLGAGCMLLAAGTVTMFALLTELRPDPWYHPRYALPLLGMILGNTMTGISLGLDVLTNTLVRERAAVEACLALGGTRYQALLPVLRDALRSGFTPIMNSMAAIGLVSLPGMMTGQILAGVEPIDAVKYQLLIMFLIAGGTGLGTLAAVMGGARLLTDHRHRLCLDRISTAE